In Romboutsia lituseburensis, a genomic segment contains:
- a CDS encoding YfcC family protein: MQYTLDNQSNNEAKQKKEFRLPTAYTILFCITVVIAMITQFIPEVKNASVADVIMAPIQGLKNSIDISLYVLLMGGFLGVVTKTGALDAGIGSVVKKLNGKELFLIPILMFIFSLGGTSYGMSEETLAFYALVTATMMAAGFDSLTAVATILLGAGVGVLGSTVNPFLVATSIDSLKSVGVVANQATVIGIGVALWLSSLSISIFFVMSYAKKVKKNKESSLLSEHEMDQAKKAFLEGKEDVLEFTPKRKIVMALFALSFIVMILGVIPWERFGINIFEHTAFLTGSSLGNWWFSELAMWFVLMAVIIGAVYGFREKDIVSYIIEGASEMVGVALIIGISRGVSVIMGNTGLDAYVLQNASSALSGMSPILFTNVAFLIYIGLSFLIPSTSGLASVSIPIFGPLAQSLGFAPEIVISLLGAGCGLVNLITPTSGVVMGGLAIAKVDYGTWVKFATKVVLSIFASSVVILSIAMMIIK, encoded by the coding sequence ATGCAGTATACATTAGACAATCAATCTAATAATGAAGCAAAGCAGAAAAAGGAGTTTAGGTTACCAACAGCGTATACTATATTGTTTTGTATAACAGTTGTAATTGCAATGATAACGCAGTTTATACCAGAAGTGAAAAATGCATCTGTAGCAGATGTTATCATGGCTCCCATACAAGGATTAAAAAATTCTATAGACATATCTTTATATGTTCTATTAATGGGTGGTTTTTTGGGGGTAGTAACTAAAACTGGAGCACTTGATGCAGGTATAGGTTCAGTAGTAAAAAAACTCAATGGGAAAGAGCTTTTTTTAATACCAATACTTATGTTTATATTTTCATTAGGTGGAACAAGTTATGGGATGTCAGAGGAAACTTTAGCATTTTATGCATTAGTAACAGCAACAATGATGGCTGCAGGATTTGATTCATTAACAGCCGTAGCAACTATACTTTTAGGTGCTGGAGTAGGAGTGTTAGGTTCTACAGTAAACCCATTCCTAGTAGCAACTAGTATAGATTCGTTAAAATCAGTTGGAGTTGTAGCTAATCAAGCTACAGTTATTGGAATTGGAGTGGCATTGTGGCTATCATCACTTTCAATATCTATATTCTTTGTTATGAGCTATGCTAAAAAAGTTAAGAAAAATAAAGAAAGCTCATTATTGTCTGAACATGAAATGGATCAAGCTAAAAAAGCATTCTTAGAGGGGAAAGAAGATGTATTAGAGTTTACTCCAAAAAGGAAAATAGTAATGGCTTTATTTGCTTTATCTTTTATAGTAATGATACTTGGTGTTATACCATGGGAAAGATTTGGAATAAATATATTCGAGCATACAGCATTTTTAACAGGAAGTTCGCTAGGAAATTGGTGGTTTTCTGAGTTAGCTATGTGGTTTGTATTGATGGCTGTAATAATAGGTGCTGTATATGGATTTAGAGAAAAAGATATAGTTTCATATATAATAGAAGGTGCTTCGGAAATGGTAGGAGTTGCACTTATAATAGGTATTTCAAGAGGAGTATCTGTTATAATGGGAAATACAGGCTTAGATGCATATGTACTACAAAATGCCTCTAGTGCTTTAAGCGGAATGTCTCCAATATTATTTACTAATGTTGCGTTTTTAATATATATTGGCTTATCATTCTTAATACCATCAACATCTGGATTGGCTAGTGTATCTATACCTATATTTGGACCATTAGCTCAAAGTTTAGGGTTTGCGCCAGAGATAGTTATATCTTTATTAGGCGCAGGATGTGGATTAGTAAATCTTATAACACCTACATCTGGCGTTGTAATGGGTGGACTTGCTATAGCAAAAGTTGACTATGGAACATGGGTAAAATTTGCGACTAAAGTTGTATTAAGTATATTTGCATCATCAGTTGTTATATTATCAATTGCTATGATGATTATAAAATAG
- a CDS encoding AI-2E family transporter yields MKIDWNKKYTTISVYSFLVICASITFFSILNKMDEFTSTLGWIVSTLQPFIIGFVIAYLLNFILAFYEERVLVFDSIKNIKKKGKRGIAILLTYITAFIILYLFTKFVLPQVVDSIAGLVNDVPTYVTNVTKLIEEISAKINLESEYVGLAMDKWNDFVNYTISIITNLLPVLGEAVRVILSSIWNIILGIIISIYLLIDKENFCALSKKITYAIFSNEHANVAVELAHRTNDTFGKFLSGKIIDSAIIGVLTFVILTIFKMPYTILISVIIGITNIIPFFGPFFGAIPSFIIIMFVSPIKALWFLLIIVVIQQLDGNIIGPKILGDSIGISAFWILFSLLVAGKLLGLVGMIIGVPLFAIIYSIIKDIIEAKLNKKGLPEETQDYINQN; encoded by the coding sequence ATGAAGATTGATTGGAATAAAAAATATACAACAATATCTGTATATTCATTTTTAGTAATATGTGCAAGCATAACATTTTTTAGTATATTAAATAAAATGGATGAATTTACAAGTACATTAGGATGGATAGTTTCAACTTTGCAGCCATTTATAATAGGGTTTGTAATAGCATATCTGTTAAACTTTATATTAGCTTTTTATGAAGAAAGAGTTTTAGTTTTTGATTCAATAAAGAATATTAAGAAAAAAGGAAAAAGAGGAATTGCTATTTTACTTACATATATAACTGCATTTATAATACTTTATCTATTTACGAAATTTGTATTACCGCAAGTGGTAGATAGTATAGCAGGACTAGTGAACGATGTTCCTACATACGTAACTAATGTAACTAAATTGATAGAAGAAATTAGTGCAAAGATTAATCTAGAGAGTGAATATGTAGGGCTAGCTATGGATAAGTGGAATGACTTTGTTAATTACACTATTAGTATAATAACAAATCTACTACCAGTATTAGGAGAAGCTGTTAGGGTAATCTTATCAAGCATATGGAATATTATTTTAGGAATAATAATTTCAATTTATTTATTAATAGATAAGGAGAATTTTTGTGCATTAAGCAAAAAAATAACTTATGCTATATTCTCTAATGAACATGCAAATGTTGCAGTTGAATTAGCTCATAGAACAAACGATACTTTTGGTAAATTTTTAAGTGGTAAAATTATAGATTCTGCTATAATAGGTGTTTTAACGTTTGTTATTTTAACAATATTTAAAATGCCATACACAATACTTATATCAGTTATAATCGGTATAACTAATATAATACCATTTTTTGGGCCATTCTTTGGAGCTATACCATCATTTATAATAATAATGTTTGTGTCTCCTATAAAGGCATTATGGTTTTTACTTATAATAGTTGTAATACAACAATTAGATGGAAATATAATAGGGCCTAAAATATTAGGGGATTCTATTGGTATATCTGCATTTTGGATTTTATTCTCACTATTAGTAGCTGGAAAGTTACTAGGATTAGTAGGTATGATTATAGGTGTTCCTTTATTTGCTATAATTTACTCTATTATAAAAGATATAATAGAAGCTAAATTAAATAAAAAAGGATTACCTGAAGAAACGCAAGATTATATAAACCAAAATTAA
- a CDS encoding sensor histidine kinase: MNKTRILIVMILFISIGFKIDILAKEDYKAENKNILIINSYDSKNLWELSVLKGIQDELKKNGKYDINLNIEYLDSKKRSDEEYIDKFRELLKIKYSDINIDLIVTVDDESYDAIKPEIFNKHSIFNKKPLVFIGVNQEVYLTKDEKKYITGFIDSKNKLQIIDIITKLQPDIQNINILLDNTFYNEKIKYDIVNSSYLLEKYVKINFIQSNYEEEILSKVKALDKEEAIIISGVFKDKENNYIRPKIFVNNLKEVSNAPLYTDRADYAKSGIIGGYMDIGQRNGIVSAKMILRILDGESVENISLTNEPEGSYIFDYNEIYNYDIEIKNIPKGSIILNRKKHELLIPKKDKNAIAIILFIVGFIFVATMFIIYLEKKRSSQNKKLYVLAKEREKLKTDFIVNMSHEFRTPLNVIISICKLLEIKVQQDETNKDYLLEKINKINQNSNRLTRLINNLIDISKFEASLYECKFKEVNIVYVVEEVVEESIDFANQKNIDLIFDTEDEEIITCIDLEKIERAILNLLSNAIKFTNKNGKIEVYMKKYKENVSIAIKDNGIGMAKDKIEQIFHRFYQIDSSLSRSNEGSGVGLCIVDEIIKIHNGHINVYSQENKGSTFEVILPIKHCDKIVKDKSIKNMAFREVVKLEMSDIDK; the protein is encoded by the coding sequence ATGAATAAAACAAGGATACTAATTGTGATGATTTTATTTATTTCAATAGGTTTTAAGATAGATATTTTAGCGAAAGAGGATTATAAAGCTGAAAATAAGAATATCCTTATTATAAACTCATATGATAGCAAAAATTTATGGGAACTTTCGGTCTTAAAAGGTATTCAAGATGAGCTTAAAAAAAATGGTAAATATGATATAAATTTAAATATTGAATACCTAGATAGTAAGAAAAGAAGTGATGAGGAATATATAGATAAATTTAGAGAGCTATTAAAAATTAAATATAGCGATATAAATATTGATTTAATTGTCACTGTAGATGATGAATCATATGATGCTATAAAGCCAGAAATTTTTAATAAACATAGTATTTTTAATAAAAAGCCCTTAGTTTTTATAGGTGTAAACCAAGAGGTCTACTTAACTAAAGATGAAAAAAAATATATAACAGGATTTATTGATTCAAAAAATAAATTGCAAATAATAGATATTATAACTAAATTGCAACCTGATATACAGAATATAAATATTTTATTAGATAATACATTTTATAATGAAAAAATAAAATATGATATAGTAAATAGTTCATATTTGTTAGAAAAGTATGTAAAAATTAATTTTATACAAAGTAATTACGAAGAAGAAATATTATCGAAAGTAAAAGCATTAGATAAGGAAGAAGCAATTATAATATCTGGTGTATTTAAGGATAAGGAAAACAACTATATAAGGCCTAAAATATTTGTAAATAATTTAAAAGAAGTATCAAATGCACCATTATATACAGATAGAGCAGATTATGCAAAGTCAGGAATTATAGGTGGATATATGGATATTGGGCAGCGAAATGGTATTGTTAGTGCTAAAATGATATTAAGAATATTAGATGGTGAAAGTGTTGAAAATATTTCTCTAACAAATGAGCCGGAAGGAAGTTATATATTTGACTATAATGAAATATATAATTATGATATAGAAATAAAAAATATACCTAAAGGTAGTATTATCTTAAATCGAAAAAAACATGAATTATTAATTCCTAAAAAAGATAAAAATGCAATAGCAATAATTCTTTTTATAGTAGGATTTATATTTGTTGCTACTATGTTTATAATATATCTTGAAAAGAAAAGAAGTAGCCAGAATAAAAAATTATATGTATTAGCAAAAGAAAGAGAAAAATTAAAAACAGATTTTATTGTAAATATGAGTCATGAATTTAGGACACCTTTAAACGTTATAATAAGTATTTGTAAGCTGTTAGAAATTAAAGTGCAACAAGATGAAACTAATAAGGATTATTTGCTTGAAAAAATAAATAAAATAAATCAAAATTCAAATAGATTAACAAGATTAATTAATAATTTGATCGATATATCAAAATTTGAAGCCAGTTTATATGAGTGTAAATTTAAAGAAGTAAATATTGTTTATGTAGTTGAAGAAGTTGTTGAAGAAAGTATAGATTTTGCAAATCAGAAAAATATAGATTTAATATTTGATACAGAAGATGAAGAAATTATAACTTGTATAGATTTAGAAAAAATAGAACGAGCTATTTTAAATCTATTATCCAATGCTATAAAATTTACTAATAAAAATGGAAAAATAGAAGTATATATGAAAAAATATAAAGAAAATGTGAGCATAGCTATCAAAGATAATGGTATAGGTATGGCTAAAGATAAAATAGAACAAATTTTTCATAGATTTTATCAAATAGATTCATCTTTATCAAGAAGTAACGAAGGAAGTGGGGTTGGCTTATGTATAGTGGATGAAATAATAAAAATACACAATGGGCACATAAATGTGTATAGTCAAGAAAATAAGGGGAGTACCTTTGAAGTTATACTACCAATAAAACACTGTGATAAAATAGTTAAGGATAAAAGCATAAAAAATATGGCATTTAGAGAAGTTGTAAAATTAGAAATGTCTGATATTGATAAGTAA
- a CDS encoding collagen-like protein produces MYKDYIGKDNNCNNDCKKPSYCKTSICSSKSCSCDVNHKKSTKKSCKNMNTGSCPVFVYPVDLADCQIYNILCSCIGKVVGLKLENSECILRLRICKVNHCAVMGKTSSGKGPIYIKLNTIQYIDLGKETYINPLCNVGNCNTAGIPGPAGPKGDKGDVGPTGSKGDKGDIGPIGPQGPAGSKGDKGDIGPMGPQGPAGAASSKGEKGDKGDVGPQGPAGPKGDKGDMGPQGICDCPIIPEPKAKEKYIPPKKVPYKK; encoded by the coding sequence ATGTATAAAGACTATATAGGAAAAGACAACAATTGCAACAATGATTGCAAGAAGCCTTCTTATTGTAAGACTTCTATATGTTCTTCAAAATCTTGTTCTTGTGATGTAAATCACAAAAAATCTACCAAAAAGAGTTGTAAGAATATGAATACAGGATCTTGTCCTGTTTTTGTATATCCTGTAGATTTAGCTGATTGTCAAATCTACAATATCTTATGTAGCTGTATTGGAAAAGTAGTGGGGTTGAAATTAGAAAATAGTGAATGTATTTTAAGACTACGCATTTGCAAAGTTAATCATTGCGCTGTTATGGGGAAAACTTCTTCTGGAAAAGGTCCTATTTATATCAAATTAAATACTATTCAGTATATTGATTTAGGTAAAGAAACTTATATAAATCCTTTATGCAATGTAGGAAATTGTAATACTGCTGGTATACCTGGTCCTGCCGGTCCTAAAGGAGATAAAGGAGATGTAGGTCCTACTGGCTCTAAAGGTGATAAGGGAGATATAGGCCCTATAGGTCCTCAAGGTCCTGCTGGCTCTAAAGGTGATAAGGGAGATATAGGCCCTATGGGTCCTCAAGGTCCTGCTGGAGCAGCAAGCTCTAAAGGTGAAAAAGGAGATAAAGGGGATGTAGGTCCTCAAGGCCCTGCTGGCCCTAAAGGTGATAAGGGCGATATGGGTCCTCAAGGTATTTGTGATTGTCCTATTATTCCTGAACCTAAGGCAAAAGAAAAATATATACCACCTAAAAAAGTTCCTTATAAAAAGTAA
- the thiE gene encoding thiamine phosphate synthase, which translates to MKNAIRNKLKLYLVTDNDILEDRDFYRCIEDAIRGGVTMVQLREKDTSGKEFLEKAFKLREITRKYNIPFIINDRVDIAMICDADGVHVGQSDIDAKFIRNIIGKNKILGVSARNLNEAKKAKQDGADYIGVGAMYSTSTKLDAKSVSYKTVGEIKKIVDIPIVLIGGINLNNLENLKKLDCDGYAVVSSILKERDIYVTSKNWVEAVK; encoded by the coding sequence ATGAAAAATGCTATAAGAAACAAATTAAAGTTATATTTAGTAACAGATAATGATATTTTAGAGGATAGAGACTTTTATAGATGCATAGAAGATGCAATAAGAGGCGGAGTTACTATGGTTCAGCTAAGAGAAAAAGATACATCAGGTAAAGAATTTTTAGAAAAAGCATTTAAACTTAGAGAAATAACACGAAAATATAATATTCCATTTATCATAAATGATAGAGTTGATATTGCTATGATTTGTGATGCTGATGGTGTGCATGTTGGGCAAAGTGATATAGATGCTAAATTTATAAGAAATATTATAGGGAAGAATAAAATATTAGGTGTTTCTGCTAGAAATTTAAATGAAGCAAAAAAAGCAAAACAGGATGGAGCTGATTATATTGGTGTTGGAGCTATGTACTCTACATCAACTAAATTAGATGCAAAATCAGTTTCTTATAAGACTGTAGGAGAAATAAAAAAAATAGTAGATATACCAATTGTTTTAATAGGTGGAATCAATCTAAATAATTTAGAAAATCTAAAAAAACTTGATTGTGATGGATATGCTGTTGTATCATCAATTCTTAAAGAAAGAGACATTTATGTTACCAGTAAAAATTGGGTAGAAGCAGTAAAATAA
- the thiD gene encoding bifunctional hydroxymethylpyrimidine kinase/phosphomethylpyrimidine kinase codes for MKNYKIPTLTIAGSDSSGGAGIQADLKTFSAIGTYGMSVITAVTAQNTQGVFDVEELSQNIIKKQIEVVFEDIKPKSTKIGMVSSPEIILEIANTLKKYNVENLVVDPVMISKSGYSLLRPEAKANLIKYLIPMAYIVTPNIPEAEEITGIKIKTVEDMKVVGNEILSMGPKYVLMKGGHLEGDAIDLLIGKETFEIFKSKRLNRKNTHGTGCTISSAIASHLALGYDIKEAVKLSKEYITNAIENSFDIGHGVGPVHHFYKLDLKNDKKEEKQLVLAE; via the coding sequence ATGAAAAATTATAAAATACCTACATTAACAATAGCAGGTTCCGATTCAAGTGGGGGCGCAGGTATTCAAGCTGATTTAAAAACATTTAGTGCAATAGGAACATATGGAATGAGTGTGATAACTGCTGTAACAGCACAGAATACACAAGGTGTATTTGATGTAGAAGAATTAAGCCAAAATATTATAAAAAAACAAATAGAGGTAGTATTTGAAGATATAAAACCTAAGTCGACAAAAATTGGGATGGTATCCAGTCCTGAAATCATACTTGAGATAGCTAATACTTTAAAAAAGTATAATGTAGAAAATTTAGTAGTAGATCCAGTCATGATATCTAAGAGTGGGTATAGTTTATTAAGACCAGAAGCTAAGGCTAATTTAATAAAATATTTAATACCAATGGCATATATAGTAACACCGAATATTCCAGAAGCTGAAGAAATAACAGGAATTAAAATAAAAACAGTAGAAGATATGAAGGTAGTAGGAAATGAAATACTAAGTATGGGTCCTAAATATGTATTGATGAAAGGCGGACATTTAGAAGGAGATGCAATAGACTTGCTAATTGGAAAAGAAACATTTGAAATATTTAAAAGCAAAAGATTAAATAGAAAAAATACTCATGGAACTGGATGTACAATATCGTCAGCTATAGCATCACACTTAGCGTTAGGATATGATATTAAAGAGGCTGTAAAGTTAAGCAAAGAATATATAACAAATGCTATTGAAAATAGCTTTGATATAGGTCATGGCGTTGGGCCAGTACATCATTTTTATAAATTAGACCTAAAAAATGACAAAAAGGAGGAAAAACAGTTAGTACTAGCTGAATAA
- a CDS encoding GIY-YIG nuclease family protein yields MHFTYIIRCMDNSLYTGYTTDIKRRMKEHERGINSKYTRVRGYRNLEIFFISDSRSKAMKLESYIKRCSRIKKLWIIENGNEFIQELENKLYYSLGKIEELK; encoded by the coding sequence ATGCATTTTACATATATAATTAGGTGTATGGATAATTCTCTTTATACCGGATATACAACCGATATAAAAAGAAGGATGAAAGAACATGAAAGAGGAATAAATTCAAAATATACTAGGGTTAGAGGCTATAGAAATTTAGAAATATTTTTTATAAGTGACAGTAGAAGTAAAGCTATGAAATTAGAAAGTTATATAAAGAGATGCTCTCGAATTAAAAAGCTGTGGATTATAGAAAATGGAAATGAATTTATACAAGAACTTGAAAATAAATTATATTATAGCCTAGGAAAAATCGAAGAATTAAAATAA